One segment of Fimbriiglobus ruber DNA contains the following:
- a CDS encoding GNAT family N-acetyltransferase, whose protein sequence is MSEEIRSATDAASLPVVRALFREYADSLGIDLGFQHFADELAGLPGQYAGPTGCLLLALADDHPAGCVALRPLADGACEMKRLYVRPPYRGSGLGRRLAERVIREARDLGYRRVRLDTIPPLMGNAVTLYRGLGFEAISPYCDNPIPGALFLELRL, encoded by the coding sequence ATGAGCGAGGAGATTCGCAGCGCCACCGACGCCGCCAGCTTGCCGGTCGTCCGGGCGTTGTTCCGGGAATACGCCGACTCGCTGGGCATCGACCTCGGGTTTCAGCACTTCGCGGACGAACTCGCCGGATTGCCCGGGCAATACGCGGGGCCGACAGGCTGCCTCCTGCTGGCGCTGGCGGACGACCACCCCGCCGGGTGCGTGGCGCTGCGGCCGCTGGCGGACGGCGCGTGCGAGATGAAGCGGCTGTACGTTCGCCCGCCGTACCGGGGGAGCGGGTTGGGCCGCCGGCTCGCGGAGCGCGTGATCCGGGAGGCCCGGGACCTGGGCTACCGCCGCGTCCGCCTGGATACGATCCCGCCGCTCATGGGGAACGCCGTCACCCTGTACCGCGGCCTGGGATTCGAGGCCATTTCGCCCTATTGCGACAACCCGATCCCGGGCGCCCTGTTCCTGGAACTTCGGTTGTAA